From a region of the Burkholderiaceae bacterium DAT-1 genome:
- the rpsU gene encoding 30S ribosomal protein S21, with translation MPSVRVKENEPFEVAMRRFKRSVEKTGLLTELRAREFYEKPTTERKRKLAAAVKRHYKRLRSQQLPQKLY, from the coding sequence ATGCCTAGCGTACGCGTCAAGGAAAACGAGCCGTTCGAAGTGGCCATGCGCCGTTTTAAGCGTTCTGTGGAAAAGACTGGCCTTCTGACCGAACTCCGCGCTCGCGAGTTCTACGAAAAGCCAACCACCGAGCGCAAGCGCAAGCTCGCTGCGGCCGTGAAGCGTCATTACAAGCGCCTGCGCAGCCAACAGCTGCCGCAAAAGCTGTACTAA
- the dnaG gene encoding DNA primase, which translates to MARLPEDFVQDLLHRVDIVEVVERYLPLKKAGMNYAACCPFHKEKSPSFTVSPTKQFYHCFGCGAHGSAIGFVMEYEGIGFQDAALKLAEQVGMQAPKMETSPDAPRQHARHASLVDLNREAMQFYRNSLKASPRAIDYLKRRGLSGQIAARFGLGFAPEGWHPLAQVFSDYATQPALAEVGLVIDSEDSGRRYDRFRDRIMFPIIDGKGVVIGFGGRVIDKGDPKYLNTPETPLFHKGYELYGLPQARQAIREKGRVMVVEGYMDVVALAQLGVEYSVASLGTACTPDHIKKLLRLADEVVFCFDGDAAGRRAAWRALENSLGQVNDGKQLNFLFLPAEHDPDSYIRAFGKDAFESFMAEQSVGLVAFLTRELASQYDLGGDAGRAQFLHASKPLVEQVKAPATRLLLRNRIAEMAGLAGEDAGELLGVRAPARSKESSRSREYESGGGKFKGKKKRDGDRPQWVERRPRTSTDLGRELLQLLMFDPNYAWQMPEMDVPAELMTSNIDALWQVVDRVHQLGRAPLGSHLLESFRDDDVYSLLEQALSTGDEHYSKSDAKDVAKAFADGLQRFLLQVERHMGEIRRRELEEKGIAAMSDAEKDEYRRLVFLAVSG; encoded by the coding sequence ATGGCCCGTTTGCCGGAAGACTTTGTTCAGGATCTACTTCATCGAGTCGACATTGTCGAAGTGGTGGAGCGCTACCTGCCGCTTAAGAAGGCAGGGATGAACTATGCAGCGTGCTGTCCGTTTCACAAGGAAAAGTCACCTTCTTTCACGGTCAGTCCAACCAAGCAGTTTTATCACTGTTTTGGCTGTGGCGCGCATGGCTCGGCAATTGGCTTTGTCATGGAGTACGAGGGCATCGGTTTTCAGGATGCAGCCCTCAAGCTGGCCGAACAGGTGGGCATGCAGGCGCCGAAAATGGAGACTTCTCCTGATGCGCCGCGCCAGCATGCGCGCCATGCCAGCCTGGTTGACCTGAATCGTGAGGCTATGCAGTTTTACCGCAACTCGCTTAAGGCATCGCCCCGCGCAATTGATTATCTGAAGCGACGGGGATTAAGCGGGCAGATTGCTGCGCGATTCGGCCTGGGGTTCGCCCCAGAGGGTTGGCATCCACTTGCTCAGGTTTTCTCCGACTATGCAACACAGCCGGCATTGGCTGAAGTAGGGCTGGTGATTGACTCCGAGGATTCCGGTCGGCGCTACGATCGCTTCCGCGACCGAATCATGTTTCCGATCATTGATGGCAAGGGTGTTGTGATCGGCTTTGGCGGGCGCGTCATCGATAAGGGGGATCCGAAGTACCTCAATACGCCTGAAACACCACTGTTCCATAAAGGCTATGAATTGTACGGCCTGCCACAGGCACGTCAGGCGATCCGCGAAAAGGGACGTGTGATGGTGGTGGAGGGTTATATGGACGTGGTAGCCCTGGCTCAGTTAGGGGTTGAATACTCGGTGGCCTCGCTGGGGACAGCCTGCACGCCGGATCACATCAAGAAATTACTGCGTCTGGCAGATGAGGTGGTGTTCTGTTTCGATGGCGATGCTGCTGGCCGTAGGGCTGCGTGGCGCGCACTGGAAAACAGCCTGGGTCAGGTGAATGATGGCAAGCAACTGAATTTCCTGTTCCTGCCGGCCGAGCATGATCCCGATAGCTATATCCGTGCATTTGGAAAGGATGCGTTCGAGTCCTTCATGGCGGAGCAGTCGGTGGGGCTCGTGGCATTCCTGACGCGAGAGCTTGCTTCTCAGTACGATCTGGGAGGGGATGCCGGCAGGGCGCAATTTCTGCATGCATCCAAGCCATTGGTCGAGCAGGTAAAGGCCCCGGCTACCCGTCTGTTACTGCGTAATCGCATTGCCGAAATGGCTGGTTTGGCCGGTGAGGATGCGGGTGAGTTGCTTGGTGTGCGCGCACCTGCAAGATCAAAGGAATCGTCGCGATCGCGCGAATATGAGTCCGGCGGCGGTAAGTTTAAGGGCAAGAAAAAGCGCGACGGAGATCGCCCCCAGTGGGTGGAGCGTCGGCCGCGCACATCGACCGATTTGGGGCGTGAGCTCTTGCAGTTGCTTATGTTTGACCCCAACTATGCGTGGCAGATGCCTGAAATGGATGTGCCTGCGGAGTTAATGACGTCCAATATCGATGCACTCTGGCAGGTGGTTGATCGTGTGCATCAACTCGGGCGCGCACCGCTGGGATCGCACCTGCTGGAAAGTTTCCGGGATGATGATGTGTATTCTCTTCTGGAGCAGGCGCTGAGTACCGGTGATGAGCACTACAGTAAGTCTGACGCAAAAGATGTAGCAAAGGCCTTTGCGGATGGATTGCAGCGTTTTCTTCTCCAGGTGGAGCGGCATATGGGCGAAATCCGCCGTCGCGAGCTGGAAGAAAAGGGCATTGCAGCCATGAGCGATGCTGAAAAAGATGAATACCGTCGCCTGGTCTTCCTTGCAGTTTCGGGGTGA
- the galU gene encoding UTP--glucose-1-phosphate uridylyltransferase GalU: MRKVTKAVFPVAGLGTRFLPATKASPKEMLNVVDKPLIQYAVEEAVAAGITDLIFVTGRNKRSIEDHFDKAYELENELAAKNKQALLDMVRNIIPKNVTCAYVRQSEALGLGHAVLCSRPLVGDEPFAVILADDLIDADVPVMRQMVDLYHDTHSSVIGVEEVPHEDTSSYGIVSTELNDKGLQKVVGIVEKPKPEEAPSNLAVVGRYVLSPRIFRHLINAKPGKGGEIQLTDAIAALLEEERVIAHPFAGQRFDCGNKLGYLQATLSYGCKHPEIGTEFSNFLSDFCRTHVL; this comes from the coding sequence ATGCGTAAGGTTACTAAGGCGGTTTTTCCGGTAGCAGGTCTGGGAACTCGTTTCCTGCCGGCCACTAAGGCCAGTCCTAAGGAAATGTTGAATGTTGTAGATAAACCTTTGATTCAATATGCTGTTGAAGAAGCTGTTGCAGCCGGTATTACCGATCTTATCTTTGTGACTGGTCGGAACAAGCGCTCCATCGAAGATCACTTCGATAAGGCATACGAACTGGAAAACGAACTCGCCGCTAAGAACAAGCAGGCGCTGCTCGACATGGTGCGCAATATCATCCCGAAAAACGTAACATGTGCGTATGTCCGCCAATCTGAAGCCCTGGGCCTGGGGCACGCCGTGCTGTGTTCACGTCCTTTGGTGGGCGATGAGCCATTTGCGGTTATTTTGGCTGACGATTTGATCGATGCCGATGTGCCGGTCATGCGCCAGATGGTTGATCTCTACCATGACACCCATAGTTCGGTGATAGGGGTAGAGGAAGTGCCGCACGAAGATACAAGCTCATACGGTATTGTTTCCACAGAGCTGAATGACAAGGGGCTGCAGAAGGTTGTTGGCATCGTCGAGAAGCCAAAGCCAGAAGAAGCACCTTCGAATCTGGCTGTGGTTGGCCGTTATGTGTTGTCGCCCCGCATTTTCAGGCATCTGATCAATGCCAAGCCGGGTAAGGGGGGCGAAATCCAGCTGACTGATGCAATTGCAGCACTTCTGGAAGAAGAACGTGTCATTGCACATCCATTTGCTGGACAGCGCTTTGACTGCGGCAACAAGCTAGGGTACCTTCAGGCTACGCTGTCTTACGGGTGCAAGCATCCGGAAATCGGCACTGAGTTTTCAAACTTCCTCAGCGATTTCTGCCGCACCCACGTGCTGTAA
- a CDS encoding 4a-hydroxytetrahydrobiopterin dehydratase, which produces MSLVNERCGAVVPALDQAGIEALLKEVSGWAFEGGKIVKTFRFANYHESVAFVNAGAWIANKEDHHPEVFLTYNTVRVAFDTHSCNGISRNDFICAAKYDALVA; this is translated from the coding sequence ATGTCTTTGGTAAATGAACGTTGTGGCGCTGTCGTACCGGCACTGGATCAGGCTGGCATTGAAGCGTTACTGAAGGAAGTGTCCGGCTGGGCGTTCGAAGGCGGCAAAATCGTCAAAACTTTCCGTTTTGCCAACTATCACGAGTCTGTGGCCTTCGTGAATGCAGGCGCATGGATTGCCAACAAGGAAGATCATCACCCCGAAGTCTTCCTGACCTACAATACTGTGCGCGTGGCGTTTGATACGCACTCCTGCAATGGCATCAGCCGCAATGATTTCATTTGCGCCGCCAAATACGACGCACTGGTAGCTTGA
- a CDS encoding GatB/YqeY domain-containing protein, protein MSLKERITEDMKSAMRAKDTARLGTIRLLLSAMKQREVDERIELSDADIVAIVEKEVKKRRDSVTQYEAAARQDLADIEKAEIIVLQDYMPQQADEAEIAAVIDAAVAAHGTTVAVMGKIMGEAKAKLAGRADMSKVSAAIKARLS, encoded by the coding sequence ATGAGCCTGAAAGAACGAATTACCGAAGACATGAAATCCGCCATGCGTGCCAAAGATACCGCGCGCCTGGGTACCATCCGCCTGCTGCTGTCGGCCATGAAGCAGCGTGAAGTGGACGAGCGGATCGAGCTGTCCGATGCGGATATCGTTGCGATTGTCGAAAAGGAAGTAAAGAAGCGTCGTGACTCGGTGACGCAATATGAAGCAGCAGCGCGTCAGGATCTGGCTGACATTGAAAAAGCGGAAATCATCGTACTGCAGGATTACATGCCGCAGCAAGCTGATGAGGCTGAAATTGCTGCTGTGATTGATGCAGCGGTGGCTGCACATGGTACGACCGTGGCCGTGATGGGCAAAATCATGGGCGAGGCAAAGGCCAAGCTTGCCGGTCGAGCTGATATGTCCAAGGTGTCAGCTGCGATCAAGGCACGCCTGAGCTGA
- the rpoD gene encoding RNA polymerase sigma factor RpoD has protein sequence MAADQELDKSKSDTKKGDGELRLDTEARKARFKTLIVLGKERGYLTYAEINDHLPEDMLDAEQIEGVISMITNMGIQVYDEAPDAEQLLMSDATPAVADDDAVEEAEAALSTVDSEFGRTTDPVRMYMREMGTVELLTREGEIEIAKRIEDGLKHMIQAISACPTTISDILAMVDRALLDEIRIDEVIDDFIDPNAVEEEEPVDLPDPEAEDDEAISDGADEEEEDEDGGAAASNANLEELKAKAAEHFAVIRQLFEKAVAALTKDGVQSKEYQELQAQISAEFLKIRFSARQVENLCDKLRNIVDEIRGFEREIMDICVQKVRMPREHFIKVFPGNEDNLDWVRGEIASGKAYAVVLERYQHAIMEKQSKLAELQKNALIPIRDLKEINRQMSTGEAKARRAKREMIEANLRLVISIAKKYTNRGLQFLDLIQEGNIGLMKAVDKFEYRRGYKFSTYATWWIRQAITRSIADQARTIRIPVHMIETINKMNRISRQILQETGVEPDPATLAERMEMPEEKIRKILKIAKEPISMETPIGDDDDSHLGDFIEDQNNMAPVDAAVYASLRDATREVLDTLTTREAKVLRMRFGIEMNTDHTLEEVGKQFDVTRERIRQIEAKALRKLRHPTRSERLKSFVDSQGGGES, from the coding sequence ATGGCGGCTGATCAAGAACTCGATAAGTCCAAATCCGACACCAAGAAGGGCGATGGAGAACTTCGCCTGGATACTGAAGCGCGCAAGGCTCGCTTCAAGACACTGATCGTGCTCGGTAAAGAGCGCGGCTATCTGACATACGCCGAGATCAACGATCACCTTCCCGAAGATATGCTCGATGCAGAGCAGATCGAAGGCGTGATCAGCATGATCACCAATATGGGCATTCAGGTTTACGATGAAGCGCCTGATGCCGAGCAGTTGCTCATGTCCGATGCAACCCCGGCGGTTGCAGATGACGACGCCGTTGAAGAGGCGGAAGCAGCACTGTCCACTGTGGACTCCGAATTTGGCCGCACCACTGATCCTGTCCGCATGTACATGCGCGAAATGGGAACGGTTGAGCTGCTGACGCGCGAAGGCGAAATTGAAATCGCCAAGCGTATCGAAGACGGCCTGAAGCACATGATTCAGGCGATCTCCGCATGCCCCACAACCATCTCCGATATCCTGGCGATGGTCGATCGTGCGCTGCTCGACGAAATCCGTATCGACGAAGTGATCGATGACTTCATCGACCCGAATGCGGTCGAAGAAGAAGAGCCTGTCGATCTGCCCGATCCGGAAGCTGAGGACGATGAAGCGATCTCCGATGGCGCGGATGAAGAGGAAGAGGACGAAGATGGCGGCGCTGCTGCGTCGAATGCCAACCTCGAAGAACTCAAGGCCAAGGCTGCCGAACATTTTGCGGTGATTCGCCAGTTGTTCGAAAAGGCTGTTGCTGCGCTGACTAAGGACGGCGTGCAGTCCAAGGAGTATCAGGAGCTGCAGGCTCAGATTTCAGCCGAGTTCTTGAAGATTCGCTTCTCTGCCCGTCAGGTTGAAAATCTGTGCGACAAGCTGCGTAATATCGTCGATGAGATTCGTGGCTTCGAGCGCGAGATCATGGACATCTGCGTGCAGAAGGTTCGTATGCCGCGGGAACACTTCATCAAGGTGTTCCCCGGTAACGAAGATAACCTGGACTGGGTGCGTGGCGAAATTGCTTCGGGCAAGGCTTATGCAGTTGTCCTTGAGCGCTACCAGCACGCCATCATGGAGAAGCAATCCAAGCTGGCCGAGCTGCAGAAAAACGCACTGATCCCGATTCGCGATCTGAAGGAAATCAACCGTCAGATGAGCACGGGCGAAGCGAAGGCTCGCCGTGCAAAGCGCGAAATGATCGAGGCCAATCTGCGTCTGGTGATTTCCATTGCCAAGAAGTACACCAACCGTGGACTGCAATTCCTGGATCTGATTCAGGAAGGCAATATCGGTCTGATGAAGGCCGTGGACAAATTCGAATATCGTCGCGGTTACAAGTTCTCGACCTATGCCACCTGGTGGATTCGTCAGGCCATTACCCGCTCGATCGCCGATCAGGCACGCACCATCCGTATTCCGGTTCACATGATCGAAACGATCAACAAGATGAACCGGATTAGCCGCCAGATTCTGCAAGAAACCGGTGTCGAGCCGGATCCGGCAACGCTGGCTGAGCGCATGGAAATGCCGGAAGAGAAAATCCGCAAGATTCTCAAGATTGCCAAAGAGCCAATCTCTATGGAGACGCCGATTGGTGATGATGATGACTCCCATCTGGGCGACTTCATCGAGGATCAGAACAATATGGCTCCGGTTGATGCGGCGGTCTATGCCAGCTTGCGCGATGCAACTCGCGAAGTGCTGGATACACTGACCACGCGCGAGGCCAAGGTGCTGCGGATGCGTTTCGGTATCGAAATGAATACGGATCACACACTGGAAGAAGTCGGCAAGCAATTTGACGTGACGCGTGAGCGGATTCGTCAGATTGAAGCTAAGGCGCTGCGTAAGCTGCGTCACCCGACTCGTTCCGAGCGCCTCAAGAGCTTCGTGGACAGCCAGGGCGGCGGGGAAAGCTAG
- the ligA gene encoding NAD-dependent DNA ligase LigA: MASPAELIAALSAQLNQYAHEYYVLDTPSVPDAEYDRLFNQLTALEAEYPELKRPDSPTLRVGGRALDAFAPVTHDIPMLSIRTETDHGPEGARQFDARVRKELGVQSADLLIEYATELKFDGLAISLRYESGVLVRAATRGDGQTGEDVTHNIRTIGQIPLRLTGVTCPVLEVRGEVYMRRDDFDRMNAAQIAKGEKTFVNPRNAAAGAVRQLDPKIAATRPLSFFAYGLGKVEGWDVPATHSGMLDALQAMGMPVCADRAVVQGADGLIEFHQCIAGKRDELPFDIDGVVYKVNRRDLQNELGFVSREPRWAVAHKYPAQEMLTEVEAIDIQVGRTGALTPVARLKPVFVGGVTVTNATLHNLDQIERLDVRVGDTVIVRRAGDVIPEVVAVVLEKRPMVEEVIDLVTSRSVPQYSPFVMPTHCPVCNSHAVREEGEAAFRCQGGLVCPAQMKQGLIHFVGRRAMDIEGLGDKLVEQLVDAGKVGSPADFYSLGMMDLLGLERMAEKSAANVLAAIDKSRQTSLQRLIYSLGIRNVGEATAKDLARHFGSLDAMVQAATGIDEEAAVLALQAVPDIGPIVAHSIRDFLMEPHNIAILNALRERGVIWAEGEPAASASGALAGKTFVLTGTLPTLSRDDATTLIERAGGKVTGSVSKKTDFVVAGEAAGSKLEKANTLGVRVLDETAFRELLGK, encoded by the coding sequence ATGGCCTCTCCCGCTGAATTGATCGCTGCCTTGTCTGCGCAATTGAATCAGTATGCCCACGAGTATTACGTACTGGATACACCGTCGGTACCTGATGCCGAGTACGACCGACTGTTCAATCAGTTGACTGCACTAGAGGCGGAATACCCCGAACTCAAGCGGCCGGACTCGCCGACACTGCGTGTCGGTGGCAGGGCATTGGATGCGTTTGCTCCCGTCACCCATGACATCCCGATGCTGTCGATAAGAACGGAAACCGATCATGGCCCGGAGGGCGCGCGGCAATTTGATGCACGTGTTCGCAAAGAGCTCGGCGTGCAATCGGCCGATCTACTGATTGAATACGCAACCGAACTCAAGTTTGATGGCTTGGCGATTAGCCTCCGCTACGAGTCCGGGGTGTTGGTGCGCGCAGCGACACGCGGTGATGGCCAAACCGGCGAAGATGTAACACACAATATTCGTACCATTGGCCAGATTCCGCTTCGCCTAACCGGCGTGACTTGCCCTGTACTGGAAGTAAGAGGTGAGGTTTACATGCGTCGCGATGACTTCGATCGCATGAATGCCGCACAAATTGCAAAGGGCGAAAAGACATTCGTTAATCCGCGCAATGCCGCGGCAGGGGCTGTACGCCAGCTGGATCCCAAGATTGCGGCCACGCGACCACTCAGTTTCTTTGCATATGGATTGGGCAAAGTAGAGGGGTGGGATGTGCCTGCCACTCATTCCGGCATGCTGGATGCCCTGCAAGCGATGGGGATGCCGGTATGCGCTGATCGAGCTGTCGTGCAAGGGGCTGACGGTCTGATTGAATTCCATCAGTGTATTGCTGGCAAACGTGATGAGTTGCCATTTGATATCGATGGCGTGGTCTATAAGGTGAATCGGCGAGACCTGCAAAATGAGCTTGGGTTTGTTAGCCGAGAGCCTCGCTGGGCTGTGGCTCACAAATATCCTGCACAGGAAATGCTTACCGAGGTTGAGGCCATCGACATTCAAGTCGGTCGGACAGGGGCGTTGACACCGGTTGCCCGCCTCAAGCCTGTATTTGTGGGGGGCGTGACGGTGACAAATGCGACCCTGCACAATTTAGATCAAATCGAACGCTTGGATGTGCGCGTGGGCGACACCGTCATTGTACGACGGGCGGGAGATGTGATTCCTGAAGTTGTGGCTGTCGTATTGGAAAAGCGACCCATGGTAGAAGAAGTCATTGATTTGGTGACCTCTCGTTCTGTGCCGCAATATTCGCCGTTTGTGATGCCAACGCATTGTCCGGTCTGTAATTCGCATGCTGTGCGCGAAGAAGGTGAGGCAGCTTTTCGCTGTCAGGGCGGGCTGGTATGTCCTGCGCAGATGAAGCAGGGCTTAATCCACTTCGTAGGCAGGCGCGCCATGGATATCGAGGGGTTGGGCGACAAACTGGTCGAGCAACTCGTAGATGCCGGCAAGGTGGGTTCCCCTGCAGACTTCTATTCTCTTGGCATGATGGATTTGCTAGGCCTTGAGCGCATGGCGGAAAAGTCGGCTGCCAATGTCCTTGCTGCGATTGATAAAAGTCGTCAGACGAGCCTGCAGCGACTGATTTATTCGCTGGGTATCCGCAATGTAGGGGAGGCAACGGCGAAAGATCTAGCTCGGCATTTTGGTTCGCTGGACGCTATGGTTCAAGCTGCTACCGGTATCGACGAAGAAGCCGCAGTGCTTGCGCTGCAGGCAGTACCGGATATCGGCCCCATCGTTGCGCACTCGATTCGTGATTTCTTAATGGAGCCGCACAATATTGCCATCCTTAATGCTTTGCGGGAGAGAGGGGTGATCTGGGCGGAAGGCGAGCCTGCTGCGAGTGCTTCGGGGGCGTTAGCTGGTAAGACATTTGTATTGACCGGGACATTGCCAACCCTGTCGCGGGATGATGCGACTACTTTGATTGAACGGGCTGGTGGCAAAGTAACAGGGTCAGTCTCGAAGAAAACCGATTTTGTGGTGGCAGGCGAGGCGGCTGGTTCTAAACTAGAGAAGGCAAATACCCTTGGCGTACGTGTATTGGACGAGACGGCATTTCGTGAATTATTAGGGAAATGA
- a CDS encoding sigma 54-interacting transcriptional regulator: MTRQIVLSNSPRILVFATYHLGQLIHSVVSAHAPRVVLKVVKATADELQQRMKLEADTFLPDVVLAAGRGADWIRAHAAVPVVVIEAGSLALLEAIARARQSHAKVVVVGRERLHTQFQRLAGLIPDEVAYFRYELDSDVMEMLASLECATDVAIVGSSRIVELAGAHALQGELVYSIESVMRALQSALELVRLAHLEKARRERIDRILEGLAEGVAAVDMQGRLQTVNPALARLLGTTPAWAEGRILSEMASDLAMDAVLRTGDPVRDTVVQLSGKTLLAQKIPLYEAGVQVGAVLTLQATASIERADRSLKARHRTNRFRAKYTLDQVVGESAAINQAKSLARLYGDSDASVLIIGESGTGKELFAQGIHRASARCNEPFVAVNCAAFPETLLESELFGYEEGAFTGSRRGGKPGLFEVAEGGTLFLDEIADMPVTLQSRLLRVLQEREVLRLGATDPVPIDVRIIAATHANLLDAVLEGTFRRDLYYRLAILTLHIPPLHARVEDIPQIARAMLNDIQSRLGKQWQMARLIQWLTENTAHYMWPGNVRELQNILERLSAFAAIHGDMDESQFRLLVPEIENHEAVEGVLAGKINQLRRDEAMSMVALCGGDRVAAAKRLGVSRTTLWRLLR, encoded by the coding sequence ATGACTAGGCAGATAGTGCTCAGTAATTCGCCACGCATTCTGGTCTTTGCTACATACCATTTGGGTCAGCTCATCCATTCGGTCGTGTCCGCCCATGCGCCCCGTGTTGTGCTGAAGGTCGTGAAAGCAACAGCAGACGAGTTGCAGCAACGCATGAAGCTGGAAGCGGATACATTTTTGCCTGACGTAGTGCTGGCTGCAGGAAGAGGGGCTGATTGGATTCGGGCGCATGCGGCTGTGCCGGTCGTGGTGATTGAGGCGGGTAGTTTGGCGTTGCTGGAAGCAATCGCCAGAGCACGCCAGAGCCACGCCAAAGTTGTCGTGGTTGGTCGCGAGCGGCTGCATACCCAGTTCCAGCGGCTTGCCGGATTAATCCCCGATGAGGTGGCGTATTTCCGTTACGAGCTAGATTCGGATGTAATGGAGATGCTGGCGTCGCTTGAGTGCGCGACTGATGTGGCAATTGTAGGCTCAAGCCGAATTGTCGAGCTTGCTGGCGCACATGCGTTGCAGGGCGAGCTGGTGTATTCGATTGAATCGGTGATGCGGGCATTGCAGAGTGCTTTGGAGCTGGTTCGTCTAGCGCATCTTGAAAAGGCGCGTCGCGAACGAATCGATAGAATTCTCGAAGGGTTGGCTGAAGGGGTTGCTGCGGTAGACATGCAAGGGCGTCTTCAGACCGTGAATCCTGCATTGGCCCGCCTGCTTGGTACTACACCAGCTTGGGCGGAAGGCAGAATCTTGTCAGAAATGGCAAGTGATCTCGCGATGGATGCAGTATTGCGCACAGGTGATCCAGTACGTGATACCGTGGTACAGTTGTCTGGAAAGACATTACTGGCACAAAAAATTCCGCTCTACGAGGCTGGCGTACAGGTGGGCGCCGTCCTCACCTTGCAGGCGACTGCCTCGATTGAGCGCGCAGACCGAAGTTTAAAGGCAAGACACAGGACAAACCGGTTCCGCGCCAAATATACACTTGATCAAGTGGTGGGAGAGTCTGCTGCCATCAATCAAGCCAAATCATTGGCAAGATTGTATGGCGATAGTGATGCGTCCGTGTTAATTATTGGCGAATCAGGTACGGGCAAGGAATTGTTTGCTCAGGGAATCCATCGAGCTTCCGCACGCTGTAATGAGCCATTTGTTGCGGTAAATTGTGCTGCCTTCCCCGAAACGCTGCTCGAATCCGAATTGTTTGGGTACGAGGAGGGCGCATTTACGGGCTCAAGACGTGGCGGTAAGCCTGGATTATTTGAAGTCGCAGAGGGTGGAACGCTGTTTCTCGATGAAATAGCGGATATGCCGGTGACGCTGCAATCCAGATTGTTACGCGTATTGCAGGAGCGTGAAGTGCTGCGTTTGGGGGCGACAGACCCCGTGCCCATTGATGTACGCATTATTGCCGCAACGCATGCCAACTTGCTGGATGCAGTACTGGAAGGTACATTTCGCCGGGATTTGTATTACCGGCTAGCGATTCTGACGCTTCACATTCCGCCGCTTCATGCGCGTGTCGAGGATATTCCGCAGATCGCCCGGGCCATGCTGAACGATATTCAGTCTCGCTTGGGCAAACAGTGGCAAATGGCGAGATTAATTCAATGGTTAACCGAAAATACAGCACATTATATGTGGCCTGGCAATGTTAGAGAGCTTCAGAATATTTTGGAGCGATTGTCTGCCTTTGCTGCTATCCATGGTGACATGGATGAATCCCAATTCCGTTTGTTAGTGCCGGAAATCGAAAATCATGAAGCAGTTGAAGGTGTGCTTGCCGGTAAAATCAATCAATTACGGCGCGATGAAGCGATGAGTATGGTCGCACTGTGTGGTGGTGACCGAGTGGCAGCTGCAAAGCGGCTAGGCGTATCGCGTACGACACTTTGGAGACTTTTGCGATAG
- the rsgA gene encoding ribosome small subunit-dependent GTPase A — protein sequence MSVVRARVVEGHGKSFIVEVEGSTRYIATARKKKTDFAVGDHVEVLISNAEQAVIESVLPRTSLLYRSDEFREKLIAANVTQIGIVLAAVPSFYEELLSRCLIAAEDAGIRALIVLNKCDLPETEAVRPLLAPYVAMGYPLVEISAAQNIDPILPYLKDQVTVLVGQSGMGKSTLINALLPEACARTNDISVALDSGKHTTTHATLYGLSAGGELIDSPGLQAFGLRHLKIQDVIHLFPECRELAGGCRFSNCRHDREPDCAVIAAVEQGSLLPQRLALIRALQAESGDNKRY from the coding sequence GTGTCAGTGGTGCGTGCGCGGGTGGTAGAAGGTCATGGTAAGTCCTTTATCGTGGAAGTGGAGGGCAGCACGCGCTACATCGCGACTGCTCGCAAGAAAAAGACCGACTTTGCAGTGGGTGATCATGTCGAAGTACTGATTTCTAATGCAGAGCAGGCTGTCATCGAGTCGGTGCTGCCGCGCACCAGTCTGCTCTATCGCTCCGATGAGTTTCGCGAGAAGCTCATCGCCGCCAATGTGACCCAGATCGGGATTGTGCTGGCTGCCGTGCCTTCATTCTATGAAGAGCTGCTGAGCCGCTGCCTGATTGCCGCCGAAGATGCGGGCATCCGTGCACTCATCGTATTGAATAAGTGTGATCTGCCCGAGACAGAAGCAGTGCGTCCTTTGCTGGCACCCTATGTGGCTATGGGCTATCCATTGGTTGAGATCAGTGCGGCGCAAAATATCGACCCCATCCTGCCGTACCTGAAAGATCAGGTCACCGTGCTGGTTGGACAAAGCGGGATGGGTAAATCTACGCTCATCAACGCCTTGCTGCCCGAAGCGTGTGCCCGGACGAACGATATTTCCGTCGCGCTCGATTCCGGCAAGCACACCACCACGCATGCGACCCTGTATGGGCTGTCTGCGGGCGGCGAGCTGATTGACTCGCCCGGTTTGCAGGCATTCGGTTTGCGCCATCTAAAGATTCAGGACGTGATTCACCTTTTCCCTGAGTGCCGAGAGCTGGCTGGCGGGTGCCGTTTTTCCAATTGCCGCCATGATCGCGAGCCTGACTGTGCCGTGATTGCTGCGGTCGAGCAGGGCAGCCTGCTGCCGCAGCGTCTGGCGCTGATCCGCGCACTGCAGGCCGAATCTGGCGATAACAAGCGCTACTGA